The proteins below are encoded in one region of Neorhodopirellula lusitana:
- the queG gene encoding tRNA epoxyqueuosine(34) reductase QueG, with protein MPASQPQPNSRSLPGSQPPLAGTPSPADPAAKAVSVSEASQLAESIRQAALSEGFIRCGIAPAITSEGFPKLVKWIEAGYAAEMGYFSARLDAYRHPRGVLPGAKSLIVMAMPYHAQDPQTVPVPVNENGNSDNEHTNSTWGRVARYTWQGTDYHDTIHPKLKRLCRRIGELAPGSNARGIIDTAPLMEREVAQLAGLGWRGKNTLLLNRELGSYFFLACILVDVELPADSPHATSHCGSCTACLDACPTDAFVQAGVLDASKCISYLTIEHRDSIPEPLRPGIGNWLFGCDVCQEVCPWNRKPARRATLPPPTADKSPSDQIDALKNQTDPTPQTQTRDSDSTAPLGWIDALALFELTEEDFRARFRRSPMWRTRRRGMLRNAAMVLGNIGGAESLPALESASLDDDPVVSESASWASQQIQRRQ; from the coding sequence ATGCCAGCTTCTCAACCGCAACCGAATTCACGTTCCCTACCGGGGTCTCAACCTCCGCTAGCAGGAACGCCATCCCCGGCCGATCCAGCTGCAAAGGCCGTTTCTGTTTCAGAGGCCAGCCAGCTTGCCGAATCAATCCGCCAGGCCGCACTCAGCGAGGGTTTCATTCGTTGCGGGATCGCACCCGCCATCACCAGCGAGGGATTTCCCAAACTCGTGAAGTGGATCGAAGCCGGTTACGCCGCCGAAATGGGCTACTTCAGTGCACGCCTGGACGCGTACCGGCACCCTCGCGGCGTCCTGCCCGGCGCCAAGTCGCTGATCGTAATGGCGATGCCCTATCACGCTCAAGATCCACAAACCGTGCCAGTTCCCGTCAACGAGAATGGCAACTCGGACAACGAACACACCAACTCCACGTGGGGCCGCGTCGCCCGGTACACCTGGCAGGGCACCGACTACCACGACACCATACACCCCAAACTCAAACGCCTCTGCCGAAGGATCGGCGAACTCGCTCCGGGCTCGAACGCTCGCGGCATCATCGACACCGCGCCCCTGATGGAACGCGAAGTCGCCCAACTGGCCGGCCTCGGGTGGCGAGGCAAAAACACTCTGCTGCTCAATCGCGAACTAGGCAGCTATTTCTTTCTGGCCTGCATCCTGGTGGATGTCGAACTGCCCGCCGACTCGCCCCACGCCACTTCCCATTGCGGATCTTGCACCGCCTGTCTGGACGCTTGTCCCACCGACGCGTTTGTCCAGGCCGGCGTCTTGGACGCGTCAAAGTGCATCAGCTACTTGACCATCGAGCATCGTGACTCGATCCCCGAACCACTGCGACCCGGAATCGGCAATTGGCTTTTCGGATGTGACGTGTGCCAAGAAGTCTGCCCCTGGAATCGCAAACCCGCTCGCCGGGCCACACTGCCACCACCGACTGCGGATAAAAGCCCCAGCGACCAGATTGACGCCCTCAAAAATCAAACCGATCCAACACCCCAAACCCAAACAAGAGACTCCGACTCCACTGCACCGCTCGGCTGGATCGATGCTTTGGCACTGTTTGAACTCACCGAGGAAGATTTCCGGGCTCGATTCCGGCGATCACCGATGTGGCGAACCCGCCGGCGAGGCATGCTTCGCAACGCCGCAATGGTGCTCGGCAACATCGGCGGCGCCGAGTCACTCCCGGCCCTTGAATCGGCCAGCCTCGACGACGATCCGGTCGTCAGTGAATCCGCGTCCTGGGCAAGCCAGCAAATCCAACGTCGACAATAA